One Chrysiogenia bacterium DNA window includes the following coding sequences:
- the yacG gene encoding DNA gyrase inhibitor YacG encodes MTGMAVLKCAKCGKPLTDRKPGEPPFCSERCRLLDLGKWASGEYAIPGEPAPTMSDENWPTDYAGNPGDETLH; translated from the coding sequence ATGACCGGCATGGCAGTCCTCAAGTGCGCAAAGTGCGGCAAGCCGCTCACCGACCGAAAGCCCGGCGAACCCCCGTTCTGCAGCGAGCGCTGCCGCCTGCTGGATCTCGGAAAGTGGGCCAGCGGCGAATACGCCATCCCCGGCGAGCCTGCCCCCACCATGAGCGACGAGAACTGGCCCACCGATTACGCCGGCAACCCCGGCGACGAGACGCTGCACTGA
- a CDS encoding di-heme enzyme produces MRRSAFLASLKRRGALTGAVCLCLFQSIACSGGTESAAGAQGYVFDLPAGFPAPQVPADNPMNADKVELGRRLFYERGLSTGGNISCATCHQQRMAFSDGLTGGVGSTGEVNRRNSMSLTNTAYQATLTWANHHLRTFEEQATIPLFGEFPVELGLDDVSFPNALAGLEADETYAALFRDAFPKSENPVTKENLLKAIGAFQRTLISGNSAFDRGELSASALRGSQLFFSERLECFHCHGGFNFSSSLDHEGNLLDEISFHNNGLYNVGGTGDYPASDQGLIEVSGNDADMGKFKAPTLRNIELTAPYMHDGSIATLEEVVDHYAAGGRTIDPPDPNAGDGSANPHKDVLISGFIISAQEKQDLINFLKSLTDWEFVCNPMLSDPFGHIPPHASCTP; encoded by the coding sequence ATGCGCAGATCGGCATTCCTTGCAAGCTTGAAACGACGGGGCGCCCTCACCGGGGCGGTCTGTCTGTGTCTGTTCCAGAGCATTGCCTGCAGCGGCGGCACTGAGAGTGCCGCCGGCGCGCAAGGTTACGTCTTTGACCTGCCTGCGGGCTTTCCGGCCCCACAGGTCCCCGCCGACAACCCCATGAACGCGGACAAGGTCGAACTCGGGCGCCGCCTCTTTTACGAGCGTGGGCTCTCGACCGGCGGAAACATTTCTTGCGCGACCTGCCACCAGCAACGCATGGCATTTTCCGACGGCTTGACCGGCGGCGTGGGGAGCACCGGCGAGGTGAACCGGCGCAATTCCATGTCACTGACCAACACGGCGTATCAGGCGACCCTCACATGGGCCAACCACCACCTGCGCACTTTCGAAGAGCAGGCAACGATTCCGCTCTTTGGCGAGTTTCCCGTTGAGCTGGGACTCGACGATGTTTCGTTCCCCAACGCGCTGGCCGGCCTGGAAGCAGATGAGACCTACGCCGCCCTCTTCCGCGATGCGTTCCCAAAATCTGAAAACCCGGTCACCAAAGAAAACCTGCTCAAGGCCATCGGCGCTTTTCAGCGCACCCTGATCTCGGGCAACTCCGCCTTTGATCGCGGCGAGCTGAGCGCCTCCGCCCTGCGCGGAAGCCAGCTCTTCTTTTCGGAGCGCCTGGAATGCTTTCACTGCCACGGCGGGTTCAACTTCTCCAGCTCCCTTGATCACGAGGGCAACCTGCTCGACGAAATTTCCTTTCACAACAACGGCCTCTACAACGTGGGCGGCACTGGCGACTACCCGGCCAGCGATCAGGGCCTGATCGAAGTCTCCGGCAATGACGCGGACATGGGCAAGTTCAAGGCCCCCACCCTGCGCAACATCGAGCTGACCGCCCCCTACATGCACGATGGCAGCATCGCGACCCTCGAAGAGGTCGTCGATCACTACGCCGCCGGCGGCCGCACCATCGACCCGCCCGACCCCAACGCCGGCGACGGCAGCGCCAATCCCCACAAGGACGTGCTGATTTCTGGGTTCATCATTTCCGCGCAGGAAAAACAGGATCTCATCAACTTCCTGAAGTCGCTGACCGACTGGGAGTTTGTCTGCAACCCCATGCTCAGCGACCCCTTCGGCCACATCCCGCCGCACGCGAGCTGCACGCCGTGA